The window GCTACAAGGGGAAAATACACTGTATTGCTCTCTTTTTCTTGGAAAGCTCAGCTAGTATTTTCCCAGCCATTTCTGTATAAAGAAAGATAAATAGCTCTTTAGCGGGCAGAACAATCTATCCCAGTTTTATTGACATTCATGCAAGCAGACAAGGAGAAACAGTTTGGCGGTGCTGAgcgtgggggtggggggggaaactcCAGCCCGGCAGAGCCGGGAGCACCCGgcgaggctgggctgggggtgccgggCACCGGGGGACTGCTGGGGCGCAGGGTGGGAGATGCCCTCTCGGTGTCCTgcgggtccccccccccagcccgtggCAGCCTGAAGGATGCGCTCCCCACCTCACCCATCATTTCACTCCTCCCTATAAATAAAAAACGCGTCTAGCAAATTTAGCTCTGGCTTCACACGCAATGGTGCTATAGATAGATTTTTTAAAGGGCTTGTCTCAGAGTAATAATTCATGGGGAGATCAAAAGGCTATGGTTTAATCCGGGGTCTGTCTGATACCATAAACCTTGCAGACTGCTAAGAATTCAATGAGCAGCATCAAAAGCCTGATAAACATGAAAGCCACCCAATTTTCTGCCTGTGAGGCTGGCGTGGCTTACAATGGGTGCTGAGGAGCTGGGCAGATGCGTATCTTCTCTGCGGTGCTTGGGTGCCACACGCAGAGTCCTTCAACTTCAGGCTCCTGGAAGAGGTGCCCGGGCTCCCTTAACATCTCAATTGCTACCTGCAGCTCCGCTGACTGTCTGAGGAGATAAGACTCCTAATTAGATGTCTAATTACACGATGTTGGTAGGCTTCAGGCTGCACTCCGCCGCTTGGCATCGCCTCGTCCTCTGTGTCTCCGAATCACACCGTCTGCCTCGATTCTCCAGAGGGATGTGGCAGAGGCGTCCCAGGAGGAGACAGCGATGGAGCGGAGGCACCTCCCGTCCCCACGAGCCCCGGCGTTCCCCGGGGAAGGCTCGGTGCCACCGTGCTCGCCAGCGAGGTGCCTGTCTGCCCTCCAAAGAAAtccaaaggatttcttttttaatagataCACAGTGGCTGCTGCCATGGCTGCGCTGACAGCAACGGATGTGCTGCTTTAGATAAATTGAGGCTCTGGCCCAGGAAAGGTGGATTTCAGACAGGGGCTGTGAAAAATATGCGGTATCAAAATGCTGTATTTGGAGGCCAAAAATAGTGCCTAAACCAGGGCCAGTGAGGATCAGCGCTGTAAATACAGGTCTGCAGAGTGGAAGGGCTCTGCCAGGCTTCTAGCTGTCAgcaaaagcaacatttaaaaGCCAGCAGTTTAATTTTTAACACAAATGGAGGCAAGTTTAGACTGCAGACACCTGCAGGTGAGGAGCCGGGTTTTTCTCCAGAGATACCGAGCCCACTGAGGTTAATGTGATTATGTAAATGACTGAGGTATAATTGCGTTATTGCCACCCATCTGGTCCTCCCTGCAATTCATAAGTGATTTTATATTCCCCGTGTGCTGCAGCGCTGACACACAAGGGCACTGGAGATGCCATAAATCACTGCTTGGTGTTTGCTGCAAGAGCCATCTCCCCGTCAAGCCTCCGGTGCAGAGTCCCTTTGGACTAGGCATGGCCAACGCATCGGGAAAAGTTCTTCCCAGATCCGCATTAACGATCCCTGGATGCGGTCCAGAGGATCAAGCTCTGCTTGtcctctcccaagggacgctCCTGACAAAGCCGGGATCCTGCCCAGCATCCAAGCCACGGCAGCGGGTccttcccagtccttcccatGGATTTTCTTAGCAGGATAAAATAAGCTCCCactgccctcagcagctgggactAAACACAAAAGCGACATTTTCATGTAAAACACTGTCCCCAGTAACCCCCCAATCCTACCTCTCTTCTAACCTGGGTTTTTCTTCCCATCAGTATGAATTCAAAGCCAAGAACATTAAGAAGAAGAAGGTGAGCATCATTGTGTCTGTGGACGGGGTGAAGGTGATCCTGCGCAAGAAACAGAAGGTAAGACTTCTCCAGAAGTGTCACGCTTCTAACCAAGACTGACCTTTTCttaaaaaccacacagaattTTCACGAGACTTGATTTATCACATTTTTTGTCGGACAAACTAATAAAAAACCTTGatgaaaaaaagtgggaaaattaCACTGCGAgaggaggaattattttttttccctatcaaaaAAAGTCAAGCTTTCAggaaatacagtttctttttcttgttaatgCCAGTAGGCCAAGGTGAGCACCCCTCAGCTCCTTGCCCAGGCTGTGCTTCCCACCGAGCCAGCTGCTGGATCCAGATCTCCTAAGCCCCAGCTCAGCATCTTGTTCCCCAAAACATGTTACTCTTCTGCATATTTGATGCTATAAATTAATCTTAGGGACAATTTTCAGCCCTGGAGGCTGCGATCAGATGACCAGATATGATAAATGATgaaagaaatctatttttatcCAAGATACTGATGAAACAGCCATTGCTCATAAAGTCAAACTGCAGCCTGGATTTGGCTTGGGACAAACGCACAGTTCTCCAGGGTTCCTGCCCATCAGCCTGGTGGAGTTTCATTTTGACTTGACTCACTATAATTTTGTTTCTGCCCCCTTACAGAGAAAGGAGTGGACCTGGGATGAGAGTAAGATGGTGGTGATGCACGATCCTGTGTACAGGTACGCAGCAGGGGATCTACACCAGGTCCAGCCCTGAGCGATTGCGTATCCATCCTCCCACTTCCTGAGTTACCTCCACCACAGCTGGTTTTCCAAAGGACCATGAAAAATTAACGAGGTTGCAGAATTACCACTGATGGGGAATCCTTTTCATACATTTTTGAGAGTGATCTAGCTTTGAAGCTGGCTCTGCTTTGAAcaggggttagactagatgaccccCAGAGGTGCCTTCAACCTGAATTACTCTCCGACTCTGACTCTGAAGACAGGCTTCCCACGGTTTTCCTTCAGAGCATGGCTCACCGTGTGCTTCTGAAGAAGGGCCTCACTCTCAGGTGTAAGAGTTTACAGGGAATTAACCCGTACAGGTCGTGGTAGGGCAGCATTGGCTTTCCACTGCCCCTGCTCTGGGATCTCAAAGTATTTTGGAGACCACAGGCCCCACCCGGGTGCCCCAGGAGCCATCAGGGGTGGCTTCCTTGAAGGCAGCCTCAGCGATGGCAACCCCAGCGATGGTGCGTAGCCTATGGACACGGTTAAGAGCCCAGGTTGCACCAGGCTGTTAGATCTGCCAAGTGAATAATTGTgtcaccagcacctcctggtagGATGGTGGCTGAACAGACAGTTGTGCCAcgctgcagcaggacagggattAATTGCTGGGGCTAAAAATAGCTGCACACTTTCCAATACTATagatttttttagcttttccacagcatctttaaaaagctttttcctgCTTCAGAAAGCAGAAGGTTTTCCGTCAAGCCAGAAATACTCTTTAAATCCATCACCTCCTGCCTTGACAATCACAGGAGGGGTCATGCACCGGCACCACCTCATCTCCACCCCTGGGTGCTGTGACCCAGCCTGTCCTAGGGACACACAGGAGCCTCTGAGGTTGTCTGGGGGACAGAGACCCTCCTGGGTGTTTAATTCCCTTTGTCTCTCTCCCACCTAGAATCTTCTATGTGTCTCATGACTCGCAAGACCTCAAAATATTTAGCTACATCGCACGGGACGGCGCTAACAACTCCTTCAGGTGCAACGTCTTCAAATCGAAGAAGAAGGTAGGATGCTGCAGGGGCTACAGCCGGGTCACCCCTGGGCGAGAGGTCTCCAAGGGACCTCGCACCTTCCTGAGCCAAAGTAACCGCTGGGTTGGAGGGTGGAGATCCCTGGGGAGAGACATGGGCAGTGCCAGTGCTGGATGTCCCCAAAAACACACGCCTGGTgcctctcccctcctgcccagcctgtCTGCCCCAGGAGAGCACCCATCTCCTGTGGGAAACGGGGGGGATACCATGCATTGGGTCCAGCGGTGGAGCCCCCCGGCACGGGAAGAGACACTGCAccgtggggcagccccggggcaggaAACTGGGAAGGCTCCCAGTTCTCCCATCAGCGGTGGCCGCCGCGGGGCTGAGCCGGGTGGGTTTTCTCCGCAGAGCCAGGCGATGCGGGTGGTGCGGACGGTGGGGCAGGCCTTCGAGGTGTGCCACAAGCTGAGCCTGCAGCATGCCCTGCAGAACGCCGACGGGCAGGCGGACGGCGCCAGCGACAAGTCGGCCGAGGAGCAGCCGCTGGAAGGTGACACATGGGTCCCCATGGGACATCAGGAGACCCCCTCTCAGCCACCACAACGGggatgttttggggtgggggaaccACAAAGTGGCATGTCCTTTGTGAGCCAGCTGTAGTCACAGCGAGAACCTCAGGACCCTTtggatggggggcacagggaatCTGCCCTCTCTGCCCACCCATCCTGGGAACCAAGAAGGCGGAGGCTGAGCCCCCTTGTCCAGCAGGCTGAGGGtctccagccccttcctcctgcccctccacAGCACACCAAGATCTGAAGGAAGTCCTGGCCTTGTCCCtaagctgccaccttggctgccagccctgcttgGGGCCCCAGCTCCTTGCTGTGATCTTGCAGCTGAGGGGATAGGGGGGAGCTTGGGTTTATTTATCCATCTCGTTTGAAGTTCACCAGATAAAGGGCTCCAAGATGACGGATGCGGATGAGGTTGGCATCGATTCTGACGGCATCTGTGTATCCGAgaggggagctggggagctgcCCGCTGCCAGGGGGGACCTCAGCGTGCTGAAACCTGGGCAAGCCTCAAAGGATAAGAACTGCCAGGTAATAGGGGGACCTGGGGGACCATGATGACGCTCTGCCACTGCTGGGGTCCCTCTGCTCGGGGTCACTGTACCATGGCTTGTGACTGTCCCAgcactggggcagggggagatgcGAGAGCTGGGAGACCACGGTGCATGGCTGAGCAGGCTTCAAACGCAGCCcgggagagcagggcagaggaCAGAGGGGCTTCTGCTGGAGCGATCACCCCGCGCTGGAAGGGAGAAGCGAGTCAGGACtccccctcccgcagcagcaTCCACGTAACAGGCGAAAACTAAGAGGAGGCGCCTTTGGCAAGGCAACCATTTCCCTGCCACACAGAGAGGATTTCTGTGCCGCTCCGCAGCGGTCGCTCGTCCGACTGCCCCGACAGCgacccccagctccccaggcccAGGGAGCAGCGTCCCCGAGAGGAGCCAGCCCCGGCAGCGCAGGCACCGGGGACGCGCTGGGCGCGAGCTGTGGTTTCGCTGTAATGAATGGCTGTTCTCTGCAGAGCCCCTCTGTGCGCGCTTCCCGGCGGCCTGAATGGCATCGCTTCATCTCACACCATTGTATCGCTTGCAGGGCCTGGCTGGAAACAGCTGCCGTGAAACGCGCTCAATGGGACGCGTTTCCGTGGCTGGAAAGGCAGGGTTTCCCCACACGTTCCTTCGGGAGCCGGAGCTGCCCAAGGGAGGGCAGGGGACGGGAAAGGCAGCAGACCCGGGCTGGCTCCCAGCGGGGCAACGCTGTGGGGGGGAACCCTCCCAAAACACCCCCAGTGCCGGAGTCGGAGGCTGCTGCCAGGGGCACGTGGTGCCCGGCTGTGGGCTGCATGCTGAGACCCCCTGCACTACAGAGGGCCAGGAGAGCCACACACGGGGCCACCACACAGCCCCCGGGGATcacacagccctgcagagcctgACACCGAGCCCAGGGCTGCCCCTCTCAACAGTCCCGGGGTGCCAGGGGCACAGGGGCCACTCTGCAATGCCAGGGTCAGTGCCGTGGGGAACCATAACCCAAATCCCAGCCTGAGCTGGTGGTTCCGCTCATCCTGCCCGTTTCTTTATGCCCAGGACACCGAGAACTGCTCCCTCCACCTGGCCGGCTCCCAGCAGCTTCTCAGCCCAAGCAGCCCCTGCTCCTCGGCCTCCATCACCCCGCTGGCCTcccagcactgcctccagctgctccagcagcagctcctccagcagcagcagcagacgcAGGTGGCCGTGGCCCAGGTACGCGTCCTGCCCTCCCTTCGGGGGCCAccagcccttctcctctccctgctccagcctccggccaggctgggctggcagcgggggcaagtgccctgtgctggggtgggggcgGTGCGGGGAGCTCGCAGCATCGCTCGCAGCATCGTTCACAGCATCGCTCGCCGCACGGCTCAGCTCCCCCAGACATGGAGCTGGCTGCACGCATAAGCCCAGACAGCTCTAGCCGGGTGatgggggggccccccccagaGCCACCAGCTCCCGTTTCATCCCCTTTTTGGAAGCCAGCCGCCCTGCGCCTCTTCCCCCAAACCGGTATCCCAGCGGGGAGCCGCTGCCCCCCCGGCTGAGCACCTCCCCGTGTTACCGGGGCGGCAGCGGACCCCCATCCCCTTATCTCCCCCGGCCCGGGATGCGGTCGCATCCCCCTCCCGCAGCTGGaccagctcgggggggggggtaccGGTGGGGTGGGTGCCGCGGCGGGGCCGCCAGAGGGCGCTCGAGCGCCGCCGCGCCGCTGATCCCGGGGGATCCCGGGGATGCGCCGCCCCGTCCCCGCATCGCCCCGTCCCCGCATCGCCCCGTCCCCGCatcgccccgtcccgtccccgcagGTGCAGCTGCTGAAGGACCAACTGGCGGCCGAGACGGCGGCGCGGATCGAAGCGCAGGCCCGGGTACGGCAGCTGCTCCTCACCAACCGGGACCTGCTGCAGCACGTCTCCTTGCTGGTGCGGCAGCTGACGGTGCTGGAAGCCCGGGAGCAACACCGGCAGCCGGGTGAGCACAGCGGCCCCCGCACCGGGGTCGTTTTGGTGCTGGGGTGCTCCCAGTATCATCCCTTCAGAGCACCTCAGCACCCCTCACGGTCATGGGGAGCAGCTGGGATGCTCCCAGCACCATCACTGCAGAGCATCTCCGCACATCTCTGCTCCCAGGGAGGAGTTGGAGTGTTCCCAGTACAAGCCTAGCAGGCTCTGGAGGGCTTCAGAGGGTCTCCGCAGCCCTCACAATTCTGGGCAGCAGCTGGGTCACTCCTGGCACCATCCTGGCAAGTTCTGGGGGGCTTTAGAGTATCTCTACATTCCTTGACGTCCCAGGGAGCAGTTGGGATGCTCCCAGCACCATTCTGGCAGGTGATGGGAGGGATTCAGAGGACTTCTGCACCCCTCACGGTCACAGGTAGCCACTAGGCTGGAGGTCCCCAACTCTTCACACTCCCATTGTCCCTCTCTTGCCAGTTGACCGCTCTTTGCAAAACCTGTCCCTGGCTCAGTCGCTCTCCCTGAACCTGAAGAACCACTACAGCTTGGACGTCCACCTGCCGTCCACCTCCACCCCCGCCAGCATCCTGGGCAGCCCCGTGGCCCCCGGCTCCCTGACAGCCCTGGGTCCTGGGGACTCCTACCTCAACCTGGTCAGCCTGGAGAGGGGCGGCCACCGCTTCGGCAGCAAGGAGGGGGACGAGTGCCTGGCCGTGCTGGAGGGGCAGGACGGGCT of the Numenius arquata chromosome 19, bNumArq3.hap1.1, whole genome shotgun sequence genome contains:
- the LOC141473643 gene encoding carboxyl-terminal PDZ ligand of neuronal nitric oxide synthase protein-like yields the protein MPVKNRYNLVDDGCDSRVPLHNEEAFQHGIHFQAKYIGSLDVPRPNSRVEIVAAMRRIRYEFKAKNIKKKKVSIIVSVDGVKVILRKKQKRKEWTWDESKMVVMHDPVYRIFYVSHDSQDLKIFSYIARDGANNSFRCNVFKSKKKSQAMRVVRTVGQAFEVCHKLSLQHALQNADGQADGASDKSAEEQPLEVHQIKGSKMTDADEVGIDSDGICVSERGAGELPAARGDLSVLKPGQASKDKNCQDTENCSLHLAGSQQLLSPSSPCSSASITPLASQHCLQLLQQQLLQQQQQTQVAVAQVQLLKDQLAAETAARIEAQARVRQLLLTNRDLLQHVSLLVRQLTVLEAREQHRQPVDRSLQNLSLAQSLSLNLKNHYSLDVHLPSTSTPASILGSPVAPGSLTALGPGDSYLNLVSLERGGHRFGSKEGDECLAVLEGQDGLSRRVEGSEVSDFALLNGSSRQKADDTDRGDEDRRQQPIPKLNPPPPILRKRSSKTSPSLEVEVKPESAAHVSLPSSSISSLTNITASSLTLLDPEARTPARSTASSTEPVPAGTCQHALGKDRTGESGQMSPLASFRDLAASEALTKDLAALTSPTDITLPFSPADDTCLHISFSEDELLEPELDTVGGPSRVPP